The Quercus lobata isolate SW786 chromosome 4, ValleyOak3.0 Primary Assembly, whole genome shotgun sequence genome segment aGTCCCTCTCACAACTCTAGTGCACCAACCTCCACCACCCTCTCCATATTTTGTGGCTACTACCTGACGCCATAGGTGGGTTGCTTCTTTCCCAAACCGCCAAAGCCACTTCTCAAGTAGAGCTTGGTTAAAAAGCCCAATCTTCCGAATCCCCAAACCCCCTATCTCCACCGGCCAAACAACCTTATCCCAAGCAACAAGTGAATATCTAAAAACTTCATTAGAACTcccccaaaggaaattcctTTGAATCCTCTCTAATCTGTTTGCTATGTGTTATGGAATTGTAAACAGCGATGGAaggcaattgtaaactttatatatttgcgtgtttttttattgttgttgttatcaatatacaaattttcttttttattagattgtgtaatttatgcttgttCAGgaacaccctaaaaaaaattcctagagccacTACTGAATCTTGGAATCCCATTATCTCTAATTGTTTTGTTAATAATCCCATTATTCATGTTAAAGATGCATAGTTGTTATTTTTGAAAGGGTATACTGGTTATTGCaaactttctctttcttctcttttattttgttaatataacACTAATTAAGTTCATCTCATGTAATGTAACACGtttaaagaaaccaaaaaagcaAAGTCAAGAGTCTATTTGCTGTGTACATACCTGGTTTGCCATTTGTACAAAAGGTCAAAGATTAATGCAGTTGTGTACATACTTTGAAAAGAAGTAAATCCAATACAATCCTATGTGTTCACTTTTTAATTCATAATCTAGAAGTTTAGCTCTAAAGATTGAGAAATCAACTAATGATCACAGTTGAAGAATTGGAAGATTAGGAACCataaacttattactaaaattCCAAATAATCAATTCTGtttctatataaaaattataattgataaagaGGCATAATTGTTAGTTTGAATTGGTAAATACATTGTATAATTGATGTCAAAAAGAGGCTTTCTATGAATGTTCTTTTCTCTTAGCTGTCATTTTTAGTGGTTTTTCCTAGAAGATACCAGGAAGAAAGATATGGCCATTTGCATACCTACTTCGTTTCAccgaaagaataaaaattttcttaagtgtttgttctttcattattattattttttttaataaataaatctgATAACATCCAATCTTacttttgagtttaaaaaaaaaaaaaaaaaagatttgttgaCCCATaacagttatatatataatgcattttacatcaaataatttgttgcatgactttctaaatggcaaatacatgttgttttctttataaaaacaaattcatgtgaaaaatacgaATCAACCTGACCCGTCCTGCAACCCAATTGACCCTAACCTGTTTTTAACCCGCTTAAAATGACTTGTTTTTAACctgcaacccgattgacccgacctgacctacccgttttgccatgtctagttttttcccccttaaacTTATTTTGGAGATTACCTACCCCTTAATTTGTCATATTGTTAGTTGTTGGTAGAAAAGAACTATATATGAAGTGATATTCGCTTGTTTAATAATGCTATATGTTGGCAGAGAAGAGTATCAGGATGGAGAAAGCAAGGCATGTATTTGAGGCCAGAGAAGAATACTTCATCCAGAACGGAGCAATGTTACTAGAGAAGCAAATCACTTGCAACCAAGGTAGAGATACAGAGCCAATCAAGATTTTCTCTGCCAAGGAAATCCAACAAGCTACTAATAACTATGATCCTAATCTAATCCTCGGCTCTGATATCGCAACAATCTACAAAGGAATACTAGATGAGAGGGACGTAGCTATTAAAGTGAAAGGCCCTCCAATATGTTGTTCCACTGAGACGATGGTAGATTTTTTcttacaacaaatcacaataaAACAATTGATCAGCCACAAGAACGTTGTGAGGCACTATGGTTGTTGCCTAGAAACTAAAATTCCCATGTTGGTTCTAGAGTTCATCCCCAATGGCACTCTCTTTGATCAGCTCCATGGTCAACGCAACAAGATTAATTGCCAGATCTCTTGGCTTGACCGTGTAAGAATAGCCACTGAGACATCCTATGCTCTTTGTTACATGCACTATGGTAGGTTAAGGCCAATAGTTCATTTGGATGTCAAAtcaacaaatatatttttggatgaGTTCTTGACTGCTAAACTatcaaattttggttttgcGGTTTCAATTGCACCTGGAGAAGACTTTTTTCAAGGTAGTTCAGTTCCACTTGGAGAAGACTTTTTTCAAGGTAGTTCAGTTCGGGGAACTTACGGATATGTAGACCCTGAATATCAAGCGACATTGCAGGTCACGGATAAGtgtgatgtttatagttttgggGTTGTACTGGTGGAAGTCTTAACAGGTCATTATCCCACAGAAATGTTCTTAAGGCATAACAATTTGGTAGATTACTTTGTTTTGTCGATGGAAGAGAACCGCATATTCCAAATTGTTGCTGATGTGGTACTAGGCCAAGGAAGCAATGAAGATATTCAAGCATTTGCAGAGCTTGCATTGAGATGTGTCAAGAATAAGGGAGATGAAAGGCCAAGCATGAGAGAAGTTACGATAGAGCTTAGGCGGATACTACAACTTGTgaagtcaaaagactcaaaactaAGTAACGAAATTGGTTCAGCTCTAACACGATTAGCATAAGTCTATGTAAAATTAACTTAGTTTTCATTGTTGGCATTAGAAGCCCAATGTGTATGGGATTTTCAAGTCTTTTTACTGTCTATTAAGCTTGTAAAGTTAACTTTatcatattatttgttatttgagtATAAATTGGTTTAAATGGAACAGAAACAACCAATGTTCGAGGAAATTGTAGAATATGATAATTAAAGATGGTAGGGGAAAGGGTACATGGATCatttctggattttttttttcctactcttGACACGTGTAATTCATTGTTGGGAGACATAGTGATGTTTGCTGGTGATCTCCCTAATTTGTTGTGATTAGTGCCTGAATTGATACATCTGTCAATAATTTCATTGGCATGTGACCCAATTCTAGTTCACATGCCCTTGCTACTGTACCGATGCAACACTCAATACTCAAAATATGTTCTAAAGAGATCTCACACTGGAAAAGATTTGATTACATTTCTCTGTCTGGCAATTACTTTGAAACCATGCCTGCAATTCTGTCTACTGGGGACAAGAAGAtggaaaaccttttttttttttttgaaagagagtAATTTTATTGCAAGCAATTCACTATTAATTTTGGAAACATGGAGGAGTATCCTCCAGCCAAATCCTACTTGTGTGGCATTTGTTTGCATCTAAAGCTAACATTTGAGCACATCCCTATTGCAACACTTAGGTGACCATCTAACTGAACACTTAACTTTTGCAACTTTGTTTTTTAAGTCATCCACCAGATGGCTAACAAAAGATAAACAAGGCTCCATTGATTGAAGCTATCCTTTGTCTGCATCCATATGCCTTAGCCCTTAGGTCACACCAATCAGCAATGATTGCACTTGCAGTATCTATAATTACCACACCATAACTCAGTAGCATCCCCGTTTatcagtaagctcatcaaaattaattttggaaacATAAATAGGAGGTAGAGCATAGTCTATTGCATTGACCTTCAGGAGTTACGGTTGATGAAGAGATAGCCTCTCAAAAGGTTTGGACGTAATCCACTGCACATGACATAACTCTGCCACTATGCTTCAACCACCCCCGCGTAAAATCTTACTTCTAAGTTTGTTTGGAAATAAGTGGCTATACCTTCCTCCAAGAGTTAGGCTGTGTGGTTATGTGCTCTCGCTCTTGGGCAACCATAAGCAATGAAATTTCTTAGAAGTAAAATTCATTGACATGATATTCTTTTGTATGGTTGCGATTTGACGCTTCTGAAGGATGTAGTTATCAAGTTTCACTAACATTAGATTTGAGACTTTAGAAAGCAAGAAAAGTGGAGCTTACTGTGTCAGATTTACTGAAGATGTTAAGAAGGTATTGGTGGTGGAAAATGATCAATTTGACGCCATGATTGATTTGCTTATAGCTCTGAcaacatgaaaattttgtacTGTATACTtgaagaaagaaatgaagaaggTAATGTAGAAAAAAATTGTGCAGATAAGAAGGATATTATGGAAAAGAGATCCACCTCTGCGTATAGTAGACAAATTGCACATGTACAAATCTTATTTAGAATTGATTTACTTGATCTATAATAGAACAAATAGAACTTTTATAACTCAACTTGTTGTTCGAATTACCTCAAAAGCAAAGACGTGCATCAAATCCCCCATACATTCTCTTTGGTTGGACCAAATCTTTTGTAAAAGCTGTATTAGCTAAAGACTTCCTGTGTTTTGTACCTTCTGGACCTGgtatcaaagaaaagaaaactacaAGGAATTTAGTTTAGAACTAAAGATCCATATATGTTAAAACCGAAAATCGATTACTTTAGAAGCTTCATTATCCAAAATTAGTAGGCAACATCCCAAAAATAACAACTGTACAGTTTCTGCTTTTCTTAGCAGATAAAGTTGAACAAATAAATGGAACTGTGAGAAAAGGGCACCTTGTTTGGATTGAGCAACTCTTCTAGCAAGGAAGAAGTATTCTCTAAAGCATCATTCTGAATATCCATTGCATAAACACAACCCTGGCTAATTCATCAGCAAGTATAATGACCATTGCTAAAGTAACCATTGCCACAAGTGGCATTAATCACTGTATCCCCTTTCTGGACATCATGTTGAAGATCACCACCAAATCTAGATTGTGGTATACTTTCCTAGAAAGGAGCAGTTAATCATAAATGGAAGCATGATCCGGTGCAATTCATTCTGTTTAAGGATGAGCAGATCACCTGCAAGATAGGAAGTGAAGTAAGCATGGAATATGTATGGCAAGCATATTATCATTTGAGTATGCCA includes the following:
- the LOC115986739 gene encoding putative wall-associated receptor kinase-like 13, which gives rise to MEKARHVFEAREEYFIQNGAMLLEKQITCNQGRDTEPIKIFSAKEIQQATNNYDPNLILGSDIATIYKGILDERDVAIKVKGPPICCSTETMVDFFLQQITIKQLISHKNVVRHYGCCLETKIPMLVLEFIPNGTLFDQLHGQRNKINCQISWLDRVRIATETSYALCYMHYGRLRPIVHLDVKSTNIFLDEFLTAKLSNFGFAVSIAPGEDFFQGSSVPLGEDFFQGSSVRGTYGYVDPEYQATLQVTDKCDVYSFGVVLVEVLTGHYPTEMFLRHNNLVDYFVLSMEENRIFQIVADVVLGQGSNEDIQAFAELALRCVKNKGDERPSMREVTIELRRILQLVKSKDSKLSNEIGSALTRLA